A window of Pseudodesulfovibrio hydrargyri contains these coding sequences:
- a CDS encoding cache domain-containing protein, with amino-acid sequence MSNGRTIGRAGLVGMVAVSWISILVIGGAWLYSMFADFKADADRIREERYEDRRSLVRDEVRDAVELVARIRRAAAEDLARKLESKIRDVRALNEVLGRDLAKGTDPTMLRVATVRLMAALDRSEARLYAIRGNTIYLFSPFPKWVDREDALSQVETELSGVTNGQRKLALKVADGMSRYTLLVKVNEFEAQGLRVVAGACLEMAEEAVKEVALRQLGDIRYTKNGSLFGGTMEGESILGPAVGQNMWNITDANGVRIVQELIKAAKQGGGFVTYVMPPLGGQRNEPKVSYAEPIPDWGWYIGTGAFVGDIEGVVELKRKQLEQHIQDRVLLILSGMALLSLLALYLSRRMARNIETNVASFTKVWERATSGQGEIDVASLDYAEFKSLAEAANRMVAERQAVQEALSESLERFSSLVANIPGVVYHTDFENGWVNRFVSGTALDVTGYPAEEFMEGGSRSFLSIVHPEDREWVERSLRQGLEHRQTYLADYRIIRRDGEVRWMSERGRVLHDDQGEPVRIDGVVFDVTDRKHAEEEYYNHIHFLETLDRIDRAMHSGSSTDDMLAATMEAVRLAFGADRAWLVHPCDPEAGSFVVKVLRTDPEYALDSMEGGRMALSEKTRRDFRNLLESNIAMAFDPSTGLPMDDLLTERYGVRSQLMFAIRPNVGRPWCLGLHQCRDARVWTDEEIRLFTEAGRRLSDGLNVSLILDELTESEERFRTFSEQTMLGLCVLQDDRVTFVNKAAADILEATVEELLALPPGGFRRYLHPDDSDFVMDQARRKQAGEPDALPAYTWRAVTGTGRVKWVEIHSRTTRVNGAFADLVSLVDITTLKRAEEDLEAIIAERTSDLALKAEELKRANAELTRLDDLKSSFLTTVSHAMRTPLTSVLGYGALARRELDRSVHGEGNGESLQRALGNLDVQEIEGRRLNLLVDQFMELADMEAGGDLRTDETYPVDETIRRAVADARTVCRDRAGLDVVLKMEDKLPELNVLPEHLKRVLGHLLGNACNFTSDGNITVRVSSPDGKGLEMTVSDTGKGIPQAELEAIFKPFHQVETGDTLVDEIKGAGLGLALCRMVVEKLGGRVWARSGAGGGAIFHVVLPGERD; translated from the coding sequence GTGAGCAACGGAAGGACCATCGGCAGGGCCGGACTGGTGGGCATGGTGGCCGTCTCCTGGATTTCCATTCTGGTCATCGGCGGGGCCTGGTTGTATTCCATGTTCGCCGATTTCAAGGCCGACGCGGACCGTATCCGCGAAGAGCGCTACGAGGACCGGCGTAGCCTGGTCAGGGACGAGGTCCGGGACGCCGTGGAGTTGGTCGCGCGAATCAGGCGGGCCGCGGCCGAGGACCTGGCGCGCAAGCTCGAGTCCAAGATACGCGACGTCCGGGCCCTGAACGAGGTCCTGGGGCGGGACCTGGCCAAGGGGACCGACCCGACCATGCTGCGCGTCGCCACGGTGCGGCTCATGGCCGCCCTGGACCGCAGCGAGGCCCGGCTCTACGCCATTCGCGGCAACACCATCTACCTTTTTTCACCCTTCCCGAAATGGGTCGACCGCGAGGACGCCCTGTCCCAGGTGGAGACCGAGCTCTCCGGCGTGACCAACGGGCAGCGCAAGCTGGCCCTCAAGGTGGCCGACGGCATGAGCCGGTACACCCTGCTGGTCAAGGTCAACGAGTTCGAGGCCCAGGGGCTGCGCGTGGTGGCCGGGGCCTGTCTCGAGATGGCCGAGGAAGCGGTCAAGGAAGTGGCCCTGCGGCAGCTGGGGGACATTCGCTACACCAAGAACGGCTCCCTGTTCGGCGGGACCATGGAGGGCGAGTCCATTCTCGGCCCGGCCGTCGGCCAGAACATGTGGAACATCACCGACGCCAACGGCGTGAGGATCGTCCAGGAACTGATCAAGGCGGCCAAGCAGGGCGGCGGGTTCGTCACCTACGTCATGCCGCCGCTGGGCGGGCAGCGCAACGAGCCCAAAGTCAGCTACGCCGAGCCCATCCCGGACTGGGGCTGGTATATCGGCACCGGGGCCTTCGTGGGCGACATCGAAGGGGTGGTCGAACTCAAGCGCAAGCAGCTCGAACAGCACATCCAGGACCGCGTCCTGCTCATCCTGTCCGGCATGGCCCTGCTCAGCCTGCTGGCCCTGTACCTGTCCCGCCGCATGGCCCGGAACATCGAGACCAACGTGGCCTCCTTCACCAAGGTCTGGGAGCGGGCCACCTCCGGGCAGGGCGAGATCGATGTGGCCTCCCTGGACTACGCCGAGTTCAAATCCCTGGCCGAGGCCGCCAACCGCATGGTCGCCGAGCGGCAGGCGGTGCAGGAGGCCCTGTCCGAGAGCCTGGAGCGGTTCAGCTCACTGGTCGCGAACATCCCGGGCGTCGTCTACCACACCGATTTCGAGAACGGCTGGGTCAACCGGTTCGTCAGCGGCACGGCCCTGGACGTGACCGGCTACCCGGCCGAGGAATTCATGGAGGGCGGCAGCCGGTCGTTCCTGTCCATCGTCCACCCCGAGGACCGGGAGTGGGTGGAGCGCTCCCTGCGCCAAGGGCTGGAGCACCGCCAGACCTACCTGGCGGACTATCGGATCATCCGCCGCGACGGCGAGGTCCGCTGGATGTCCGAACGCGGCCGGGTCCTGCACGACGACCAGGGCGAACCGGTTCGCATCGACGGCGTGGTCTTCGACGTGACCGACCGCAAGCACGCCGAGGAGGAGTACTACAACCACATTCATTTCCTGGAGACCCTCGACCGCATCGACCGGGCCATGCACAGTGGTTCCTCCACGGACGATATGCTCGCGGCCACCATGGAGGCCGTCCGCCTGGCCTTTGGCGCGGACCGGGCGTGGCTGGTGCACCCTTGCGACCCCGAGGCCGGCTCCTTCGTGGTCAAGGTGCTGCGGACCGACCCCGAATATGCGCTGGACAGCATGGAAGGCGGCAGAATGGCTTTGAGCGAGAAGACCCGACGGGATTTCCGGAACCTGCTCGAGAGCAACATCGCCATGGCCTTCGACCCGTCCACCGGGCTGCCCATGGACGACCTGCTGACCGAGCGGTACGGCGTTCGCTCCCAGCTGATGTTCGCCATCCGGCCGAACGTGGGCAGGCCCTGGTGCCTGGGGTTGCACCAGTGCCGCGACGCCCGCGTCTGGACCGACGAGGAAATCCGGCTGTTCACCGAAGCGGGCCGCCGCCTGTCGGACGGGCTCAACGTGTCCCTGATCCTGGACGAACTGACCGAGAGCGAGGAGCGATTCAGGACCTTCTCCGAACAGACCATGCTCGGCCTGTGCGTCCTGCAGGACGACCGGGTGACCTTTGTCAACAAGGCCGCGGCGGACATCCTCGAGGCCACGGTGGAGGAACTTCTGGCCCTGCCGCCCGGCGGTTTCCGCCGCTACCTGCACCCGGACGACAGCGATTTCGTCATGGACCAGGCCCGGCGCAAGCAGGCCGGGGAACCCGACGCGCTTCCGGCCTATACCTGGCGGGCGGTGACCGGCACGGGCCGGGTCAAATGGGTGGAGATCCACTCTAGGACCACCCGGGTCAACGGCGCGTTCGCCGACCTCGTCTCCCTGGTGGACATCACCACCCTGAAGCGGGCCGAGGAGGACCTGGAGGCGATCATCGCCGAACGCACCTCCGACCTGGCCCTCAAGGCCGAGGAGCTGAAACGGGCCAATGCCGAGCTGACCCGGCTCGACGACCTCAAATCCTCCTTCCTGACCACCGTGTCCCACGCCATGCGCACGCCGCTGACCTCGGTGCTCGGATACGGGGCCCTGGCGCGCAGGGAGCTGGACCGGTCCGTGCACGGCGAGGGCAACGGCGAGAGCCTGCAGCGGGCCCTGGGCAACCTCGATGTCCAGGAGATCGAGGGCCGGCGGCTGAACCTGCTGGTCGATCAGTTCATGGAGCTGGCCGACATGGAGGCGGGCGGCGACCTGCGCACCGACGAGACCTATCCCGTGGACGAGACCATCCGGCGGGCCGTGGCGGACGCCCGGACGGTCTGCCGGGACCGCGCGGGCCTCGACGTGGTCCTGAAGATGGAGGACAAGCTGCCCGAACTCAACGTCTTGCCGGAACACCTCAAGCGGGTGCTCGGCCATCTCCTGGGCAACGCCTGCAATTTCACCAGCGACGGGAACATCACCGTGCGCGTGTCCAGCCCGGACGGCAAGGGGCTGGAAATGACCGTGTCCGACACGGGCAAGGGCATCCCCCAGGCCGAACTGGAAGCGATCTTCAAGCCGTTCCACCAGGTGGAGACCGGCGACACGCTGGTGGACGAGATCAAGGGTGCGGGACTCGGGCTGGCCCTGTGCCGCATGGTCGTGGAAAAGCTGGGCGGCCGGGTCTGGGCCCGGTCCGGGGCGGGCGGGGGCGCTATATTTCACGTCGTCCTGCCCGGCGAGCGGGACTGA
- a CDS encoding MBL fold metallo-hydrolase: MHCDITYIHHSAFVLRTDRRAYLFDYPENEHLPRGADDLVRRTVAGTDLTVFISHGHADHLNGDLASVTGTATQVRYVISDDVEELRPEAVPGNGQVLMVEPDETYGFGGMVIETLTSNDQGVAFLVEDGCFRFYYGGDLAEWIWPGASPAEAEFTARFFKAAMERARDFKPLVAFANTDPRLDNLAGGEAACRIIGAPVFVPMHTFGDISVPAALARRVEGQPSRLFQYARMGDVESFSF; encoded by the coding sequence ATGCACTGCGACATCACCTACATCCACCACAGCGCCTTTGTCCTGCGCACGGACAGGCGCGCCTATCTCTTCGACTACCCCGAGAACGAACACCTGCCCCGGGGGGCGGACGACCTGGTCCGCCGGACCGTGGCCGGGACCGACCTGACCGTGTTCATCTCCCACGGCCACGCCGACCACCTGAACGGCGATCTCGCCTCGGTGACCGGTACGGCGACCCAGGTGCGCTACGTGATCTCGGACGACGTGGAGGAGCTCAGGCCCGAGGCCGTGCCCGGCAACGGCCAGGTGCTCATGGTCGAGCCGGACGAGACCTACGGCTTCGGCGGCATGGTCATCGAGACCCTTACCTCCAACGACCAGGGCGTGGCCTTCCTGGTGGAGGACGGATGCTTCCGTTTTTACTACGGCGGCGACCTGGCAGAGTGGATATGGCCCGGCGCGTCCCCGGCCGAGGCGGAGTTCACGGCAAGATTCTTCAAGGCGGCCATGGAGCGGGCCCGCGATTTCAAGCCGCTGGTGGCCTTTGCCAACACGGATCCCAGGCTGGACAACCTGGCCGGAGGCGAAGCGGCCTGCCGGATCATCGGCGCGCCCGTATTCGTGCCCATGCACACCTTTGGCGACATCTCGGTTCCGGCCGCCCTGGCCCGGCGCGTGGAAGGGCAACCGTCCCGGCTCTTCCAGTACGCCCGTATGGGCGATGTGGAGTCATTCTCTTTTTAG
- a CDS encoding polymorphic toxin type 44 domain-containing protein: MGERWIQHIGDDQLVNGMPKHMSAQAGTDTADSDTPNEPKTYWRYKPNPHACEKCQAMKDVWFEERPGPVHPNCKCEIEEFEAIKVTGRSRAIIVPQGVNLAANIAEARRIKRICEPFIFNFPPYSTASFSLKCIWVFFNFKDGAKYDYKRGGHPEYEDFGNYHYGLYTKALGLNASFTQAAAGAAQVFSLTSKMSFWRTWFDDPRDNEMVIKGQKSPLLK; the protein is encoded by the coding sequence ATGGGAGAAAGATGGATTCAACACATCGGTGATGATCAACTGGTGAACGGCATGCCGAAACACATGTCCGCACAGGCCGGAACGGACACGGCAGACAGCGACACGCCCAACGAACCGAAAACCTATTGGCGATACAAGCCCAACCCCCATGCCTGCGAGAAATGCCAAGCCATGAAAGACGTCTGGTTTGAAGAAAGGCCCGGCCCGGTTCACCCGAACTGCAAGTGCGAGATTGAAGAGTTCGAGGCGATCAAAGTCACGGGACGATCCCGGGCCATCATTGTGCCACAAGGTGTCAATTTGGCAGCCAATATTGCAGAAGCAAGACGGATAAAAAGGATTTGTGAGCCATTCATTTTTAACTTCCCGCCATATTCCACAGCAAGTTTCTCATTGAAATGCATATGGGTATTCTTCAATTTCAAAGATGGAGCCAAATACGACTACAAACGAGGTGGGCATCCCGAATACGAGGACTTCGGCAATTACCACTATGGTCTATATACAAAAGCACTTGGATTGAATGCCTCTTTTACCCAAGCTGCAGCTGGAGCGGCTCAGGTATTTTCGTTAACCTCCAAGATGAGCTTCTGGAGAACTTGGTTCGACGACCCCAGGGACAATGAGATGGTCATTAAAGGACAAAAATCTCCTTTACTCAAGTAA
- a CDS encoding TM1266 family iron-only hydrogenase system putative regulator encodes MQKRLGIIGIIIKDRQRAASAVNTILSDHGEIIVGRMGLPFRDRGVSIIDLIIEATTDEVGALTGKLGNLEGVRVKSLLV; translated from the coding sequence ATGCAGAAGCGACTCGGCATCATCGGCATCATCATCAAGGACAGGCAGCGGGCGGCGAGCGCCGTGAACACCATCCTCAGCGACCATGGCGAGATCATCGTCGGGCGCATGGGGCTGCCTTTCAGGGACAGGGGCGTCAGCATCATCGACCTGATCATCGAGGCGACCACCGACGAGGTGGGGGCATTGACCGGCAAACTGGGCAATCTCGAAGGCGTTCGGGTCAAATCACTTCTCGTATAA
- a CDS encoding [FeFe] hydrogenase, group A — translation MKPIEGVMTQTNAPRGIDPDSLFFVQVDATKCEACGTCEEHCATGAIQSINEEGIHQVVDPAACMNCGQCLVNCPYDAIYEGVSYVDEIFEKLKDPNTIVVSMPAPAVRYGLGECFGAPTGTYVGGQMHAALRQLGFNYIWDNEFTADVTIMEEGTELIQRVKEQGQKDARPLPQFTSCCPGWVKFAETFYPDLLPNMSSCKSPIGMLGPLAKTYGAEETHTPAQKIYTVSIMPCIAKKYEGMRPEMADSGFRDIDATIDTRELAYMIKTAGIDFNALPSQGPDPILGDSTGAATIFGNSGGVMEAALRLAYEVLSGQKLNNPDIKVVRTHEGINTADVKVPNFGTVKVAVASGLQNAAKLCDEVRAGKSPYHFIEIMTCPGGCVNGGGQPVDPEIRASLFRSTVAQINKRFRARRVGA, via the coding sequence ATGAAACCGATTGAAGGCGTGATGACCCAAACCAACGCACCCAGGGGGATCGATCCGGACAGCCTGTTTTTCGTCCAGGTCGACGCCACCAAGTGCGAAGCCTGCGGTACCTGCGAGGAGCACTGCGCCACCGGGGCGATCCAGTCCATCAACGAGGAGGGCATCCACCAGGTGGTGGATCCGGCCGCCTGCATGAACTGTGGCCAGTGCCTGGTCAACTGTCCCTACGACGCCATCTACGAGGGCGTATCGTACGTCGATGAGATCTTCGAGAAACTGAAAGACCCGAACACCATCGTGGTCTCCATGCCCGCCCCCGCGGTGCGCTACGGCCTGGGCGAGTGCTTCGGCGCGCCCACCGGCACCTACGTGGGCGGCCAGATGCATGCGGCCCTGCGCCAACTCGGCTTCAACTACATCTGGGACAACGAGTTCACCGCCGACGTGACCATCATGGAGGAAGGCACCGAACTCATCCAGCGGGTCAAGGAGCAGGGCCAGAAGGATGCCCGTCCCCTGCCCCAGTTCACCTCCTGCTGTCCCGGCTGGGTCAAGTTCGCGGAGACCTTCTACCCCGACCTGCTGCCCAACATGTCGAGCTGCAAGTCGCCCATCGGCATGCTCGGCCCCCTGGCCAAGACCTACGGCGCCGAAGAGACCCACACCCCGGCCCAGAAGATCTACACGGTCTCGATCATGCCGTGCATCGCCAAGAAATACGAAGGCATGCGCCCCGAAATGGCGGACAGCGGGTTCCGCGACATCGACGCTACCATCGACACCCGCGAGCTGGCCTACATGATCAAGACCGCGGGCATCGACTTCAACGCCCTGCCTTCCCAGGGCCCGGACCCGATCCTCGGCGACTCCACCGGCGCGGCGACCATCTTCGGCAACTCCGGCGGCGTCATGGAAGCGGCCCTGCGCCTGGCCTATGAAGTCCTGTCCGGCCAAAAACTGAACAATCCCGACATCAAGGTCGTGCGCACCCACGAAGGCATCAATACCGCCGACGTGAAGGTGCCCAACTTCGGCACGGTCAAGGTGGCCGTGGCCAGCGGCCTGCAAAACGCGGCCAAGCTGTGCGACGAGGTCCGTGCAGGCAAGTCCCCGTACCACTTCATCGAGATCATGACCTGTCCCGGCGGCTGCGTGAACGGCGGCGGACAGCCCGTCGATCCCGAGATCAGGGCCTCCCTGTTCCGGTCCACCGTCGCCCAGATCAACAAGCGCTTCCGGGCCCGCAGGGTCGGCGCATAA
- a CDS encoding hydantoinase/oxoprolinase family protein: MLTIGVDTGGTFTDFTYVHGPDSGTYKTLSTPRNPAEAVLSGLRRILALRLPGARLGEADLAVVHGSTVATNAILERKGVVTALVTNDGFTDVIEIGRQNRAALYDLHYRRRAHIVPASLRFGVPGRITAEGETLVPFDETEAKRVVDRIKASGAQSVAVCFLFSFLDPAHERRMGEMLRGLGLPVSLSSDILAEFREFERTSTTVVNAYVSPIMTRYLTDLRRGIGSGSGQGNGRGAGLRIMQSNGGSISADTAMRESVRTILSGPAGGAVGALALGRAAGFDQLITFDMGGTSTDVSLMDGGLPLTMESSISGYPVKVPMIDIHTVGAGGGSIASRDPGGSLAVGPESAGADPGPICYGRGGERVTVTDANLYLGRIVPGRFLGGGMRLDADGARKGIERLAVELGLGPAELAEGVLAVANANMERAIRVISVEKGFDPREFTLLSFGGAGGLHCAELARLLGMPKVLVPVDPGILSATGMLMADVVKDYSRTVMRPAGEFSGQAMEASFAELERDGLAELAAEGVPEERVVHERFLDMRYQGQSFEIVVPFGPDMAERFHALHEKRYGYRNADKPVEVVNVRLRSRGIADGKKPEPGEARGEEVAAEALLGSQRAVFDGAAVTAAVLERSALMPGNRFTGPAIVTEYTSTIVVPPGAEVRVDPWSNLVMELG; the protein is encoded by the coding sequence ATGCTCACCATCGGCGTCGACACCGGCGGCACCTTCACCGACTTCACCTATGTCCACGGCCCGGACTCCGGCACGTACAAGACCCTGTCCACGCCGCGCAACCCGGCCGAGGCCGTCCTGTCCGGCCTGCGCCGCATCCTCGCCCTGCGCCTGCCCGGCGCGCGCCTGGGCGAGGCAGACCTGGCCGTGGTCCACGGCTCCACCGTGGCCACCAACGCCATCCTGGAGCGCAAGGGCGTGGTCACGGCCCTGGTGACCAACGACGGATTCACCGACGTCATCGAAATCGGCCGCCAGAACCGCGCCGCCCTCTACGACCTGCACTACCGGCGCCGGGCGCACATCGTGCCCGCGAGCCTGCGCTTCGGCGTGCCCGGCCGGATCACCGCCGAGGGCGAAACACTGGTCCCGTTCGACGAGACCGAGGCCAAACGGGTGGTGGATCGGATCAAGGCCTCGGGCGCGCAATCCGTGGCCGTCTGCTTCCTGTTCTCCTTCCTCGACCCGGCCCACGAGCGGCGCATGGGCGAAATGCTCCGCGGACTCGGACTGCCTGTGTCCCTGTCGAGCGATATCCTGGCCGAATTCCGCGAGTTCGAGCGGACCTCGACCACGGTGGTCAACGCCTACGTCTCGCCGATCATGACCCGCTACCTGACCGACCTGCGGCGGGGCATCGGCTCCGGGAGCGGACAAGGGAACGGGCGCGGCGCGGGCCTGCGCATCATGCAGTCCAACGGCGGGTCCATCTCGGCGGACACGGCCATGCGCGAGTCGGTGCGCACCATCCTGTCCGGCCCGGCCGGGGGCGCGGTGGGCGCGCTGGCCCTGGGCCGCGCCGCCGGGTTCGACCAATTGATCACCTTCGACATGGGCGGCACCAGCACCGACGTCAGCCTCATGGACGGCGGCCTGCCCCTGACCATGGAGTCGAGCATCTCCGGTTATCCGGTCAAAGTGCCCATGATCGACATCCACACCGTGGGCGCGGGCGGCGGGTCCATCGCCTCCAGGGATCCCGGCGGCTCCCTGGCCGTGGGCCCGGAGAGCGCCGGCGCGGACCCCGGCCCCATCTGCTACGGCCGGGGCGGCGAACGGGTCACCGTGACCGACGCCAACCTGTACCTCGGGCGCATCGTGCCCGGGCGTTTTCTGGGCGGGGGCATGCGTCTGGACGCGGACGGCGCCCGCAAGGGCATCGAGCGGCTGGCCGTGGAACTGGGCCTAGGGCCCGCCGAGCTGGCCGAGGGCGTCCTGGCCGTGGCCAACGCCAACATGGAGCGGGCCATCCGGGTCATCTCCGTGGAAAAGGGGTTCGATCCGCGCGAATTCACCCTGCTCTCCTTCGGCGGGGCGGGCGGTCTGCACTGCGCCGAACTGGCCCGCCTGCTGGGCATGCCCAAAGTTCTGGTGCCCGTCGATCCCGGCATCCTTTCGGCCACGGGCATGCTCATGGCCGACGTGGTCAAGGACTACTCGCGCACGGTCATGCGTCCGGCCGGCGAATTCTCCGGCCAGGCCATGGAGGCTTCCTTCGCCGAACTGGAACGGGACGGGCTGGCCGAGCTGGCCGCCGAGGGCGTGCCCGAAGAACGGGTGGTCCACGAGCGGTTCCTGGACATGCGCTACCAGGGCCAGTCCTTCGAGATCGTGGTCCCCTTCGGCCCGGACATGGCCGAGCGGTTCCATGCCCTGCACGAAAAGCGCTACGGCTATCGTAACGCGGACAAGCCCGTGGAGGTGGTCAACGTCCGGCTGCGCAGCCGGGGAATCGCGGACGGAAAGAAGCCCGAACCGGGCGAAGCGCGCGGAGAGGAAGTGGCGGCCGAGGCGCTGCTGGGCTCGCAGCGGGCGGTCTTCGACGGCGCGGCCGTTACCGCCGCCGTCCTGGAGCGCTCGGCGCTCATGCCGGGCAACCGGTTCACGGGCCCGGCCATCGTCACGGAATACACCTCGACCATCGTTGTCCCGCCCGGGGCCGAGGTACGTGTGGACCCGTGGTCCAACCTGGTCATGGAGCTCGGCTGA
- a CDS encoding iron hydrogenase small subunit, producing the protein MKLNRRGFIKACGFMAGYTVLGLNMTKVAVAATMDFVGLRQKSVYDADAKIYKIRKSQDNPMIKKLYNREDGFLHEGPCGHMSHHLLHTHYVDRSSRVTALKEKGYKFNF; encoded by the coding sequence ATGAAACTGAACAGACGCGGATTCATCAAGGCCTGCGGCTTCATGGCCGGCTACACCGTGCTCGGCCTGAACATGACCAAGGTAGCGGTCGCCGCCACCATGGACTTCGTCGGCCTGCGCCAGAAGTCCGTCTACGACGCCGACGCAAAGATCTACAAGATCAGGAAGTCCCAGGACAACCCGATGATCAAGAAGCTCTACAACCGCGAGGACGGGTTCCTGCATGAAGGCCCCTGCGGCCACATGTCCCACCACCTGCTGCACACCCACTACGTGGACCGCAGCTCCAGGGTCACCGCCCTCAAGGAAAAGGGCTACAAGTTCAACTTCTAA